The following coding sequences are from one Virgibacillus necropolis window:
- the trhO gene encoding oxygen-dependent tRNA uridine(34) hydroxylase TrhO, with product MSSTMEYQVLLYYNYVHIEDPEQFAMDHLQFCKGLELKGRILVAQEGINGTVSGTIEQTQKYMDAMHNDPHFADMTFKVDEHDGHSFKKMHVRPRNELVTLRLEDDINPKQTTGKHLNPKEFFEAMQDEDTVVIDARNDYEFDLGHFRGAIRPDIETFRDLPEWVQQNKHLIEGKRILTYCTGGIRCEKFSGWLVKEGYEDVAQLHGGIVTYGKDPEVQGELWDGQCYVFDERIAVPINRKEHVVVGVDYFDGKPCERYVNCAHPPCNRQIICSEENEHKYLRGCSHECRTSPRNMYVQEHGLTDEEVQIRLNKIEEEKNSQTV from the coding sequence ATGTCAAGTACGATGGAATATCAAGTATTATTATACTATAACTATGTACACATAGAAGATCCTGAACAATTTGCAATGGATCATTTGCAGTTTTGTAAGGGTCTGGAGTTAAAGGGTAGAATTTTAGTAGCACAAGAAGGTATCAATGGTACCGTTTCGGGAACCATTGAACAAACACAAAAATACATGGATGCGATGCACAATGACCCACACTTTGCTGATATGACATTTAAAGTTGATGAGCATGATGGGCATTCTTTCAAAAAGATGCATGTACGTCCACGTAATGAATTAGTAACCCTTCGCTTGGAAGATGATATTAACCCAAAACAAACGACTGGAAAACATTTAAATCCAAAAGAATTTTTTGAAGCAATGCAAGATGAAGATACTGTGGTAATTGATGCCCGTAATGATTATGAATTTGACTTAGGACATTTTCGTGGAGCCATCCGTCCTGACATCGAAACGTTCCGTGACCTACCTGAATGGGTTCAACAGAATAAACACCTCATCGAAGGAAAACGTATTTTAACCTATTGTACAGGTGGTATACGGTGTGAGAAGTTTTCTGGCTGGTTAGTTAAGGAAGGTTATGAGGACGTAGCGCAGTTACATGGCGGGATTGTCACATACGGAAAAGATCCTGAAGTACAGGGTGAGCTATGGGATGGTCAATGCTATGTATTCGACGAACGAATTGCTGTACCAATTAATCGCAAAGAACATGTTGTTGTAGGTGTCGATTATTTTGATGGCAAGCCTTGTGAACGGTATGTTAATTGTGCACACCCACCATGCAATAGACAAATTATCTGTTCTGAGGAAAATGAACATAAGTATTTACGCGGATGTTCACACGAGTGCCGTACTAGCCCTCGTAATATGTACGTTCAGGAGCATGGACTAACAGATGAAGAAGTACAGATACGATTAAATAAAATTGAAGAAGAGAAAAATTCCCAAACTGTATAA
- a CDS encoding IS1182 family transposase, protein MFKHYTMNQVILPLDLEIKLQENDIAYAVNDVVENIPDEAFTGFLHETGCPAYHPRMMMKVILCAYTQSVFSGRKIEGLLKDSVRMMWLAQGYEPSYRTINRFRVHPEVKELLRQCFVQFRCQLVQEKLIEEEAIFVDGTKIEANANKFTFVWRKAIEKYSANLVEKSNQIYEELLEKDIIPEIERERESPDELSTKELARVEEKLHDKVKDYDEQIEVSEDVSERKQLRSERKAPKQYRKQFKDYVARKQKYQNDMVIFGERNSYSKTDHDATFMRMKDDYMKNGQLKAGYNVQIATEGQYALAFDVFPNPTDTRTFIPFLNKMEKEFFQLPKYIVADAGYGSEQNYEDILTNRKRTPLITYNLYRKEKKKKYKDNPFTIANWEYHQEDDSFTCPNGKKVTFGYFSNRTDKAGFKRTFKVYECEDCSDCPLRSQCTKTKEGKNRKIYYNEKWEKQKAYIREKLSETETGEIYGKRKIDVEPVFGFLKANLRFTRMSVRGKEKVENELGFAFMAVNLRKYSATTANGNLDNKINKKKGSDYRKTIIGTFFNYFRLVMSQPHLFLNKKYGNYLVYRPLFQDINVQ, encoded by the coding sequence ATGTTTAAACATTATACCATGAATCAAGTCATTTTACCGTTAGATTTAGAAATCAAACTTCAAGAAAATGATATAGCCTATGCCGTTAACGATGTAGTGGAAAATATTCCAGATGAAGCATTCACTGGGTTTTTACATGAAACAGGCTGCCCGGCTTATCATCCACGGATGATGATGAAAGTGATTTTATGTGCTTATACGCAATCGGTCTTCTCCGGCAGGAAGATTGAAGGATTATTGAAAGATAGTGTACGTATGATGTGGTTAGCGCAAGGGTATGAACCAAGCTACCGTACCATCAATCGTTTCCGTGTTCATCCCGAAGTAAAGGAGTTATTGCGCCAGTGCTTTGTACAATTTCGTTGTCAGCTTGTTCAAGAGAAGTTAATTGAAGAGGAAGCCATTTTTGTTGATGGAACGAAGATCGAAGCCAATGCCAATAAGTTTACGTTTGTTTGGCGAAAAGCAATTGAAAAATACAGTGCCAATTTGGTAGAGAAGTCCAACCAAATATATGAAGAATTATTGGAAAAAGATATTATTCCTGAAATAGAAAGAGAAAGAGAAAGCCCAGATGAACTTTCTACGAAAGAACTCGCAAGAGTCGAGGAAAAGCTTCATGATAAGGTTAAAGATTATGATGAACAAATCGAAGTGAGTGAGGACGTAAGCGAACGTAAACAACTTCGTTCGGAACGTAAAGCTCCAAAACAATATCGCAAACAGTTCAAGGATTATGTAGCGCGCAAACAAAAATACCAAAACGATATGGTTATATTCGGAGAACGCAACAGTTACTCGAAGACAGACCATGATGCCACCTTTATGCGGATGAAAGATGATTATATGAAGAATGGTCAACTGAAAGCTGGTTATAATGTACAAATTGCAACAGAAGGACAATATGCGCTTGCATTTGATGTATTTCCAAATCCAACCGATACACGTACGTTCATTCCTTTTCTAAATAAAATGGAGAAAGAGTTCTTTCAGCTACCCAAGTACATTGTCGCTGATGCAGGTTATGGTAGTGAACAAAACTATGAAGATATTCTAACCAATCGAAAACGAACGCCACTAATCACGTATAATTTGTATCGTAAAGAGAAGAAAAAGAAATATAAGGATAATCCTTTTACCATTGCCAACTGGGAATATCACCAAGAAGACGATTCATTCACCTGTCCAAACGGGAAAAAAGTGACCTTCGGTTACTTTTCTAATCGAACAGATAAAGCTGGATTTAAACGGACATTTAAAGTCTATGAATGTGAAGACTGTTCGGATTGTCCATTACGATCCCAATGTACGAAAACCAAGGAAGGAAAGAATCGTAAGATTTATTACAACGAAAAATGGGAAAAACAAAAAGCATATATAAGAGAAAAGCTTTCGGAAACGGAAACAGGTGAAATCTATGGCAAGCGTAAGATAGATGTAGAGCCTGTCTTCGGATTTTTGAAGGCTAATTTGCGTTTCACTCGTATGTCGGTGAGAGGCAAAGAAAAAGTAGAAAATGAATTAGGATTTGCGTTTATGGCGGTGAACTTGAGAAAGTACTCCGCCACCACAGCTAATGGAAATCTAGACAATAAAATTAACAAGAAAAAAGGTTCCGATTATCGAAAAACGATAATCGGAACCTTTTTTAACTATTTTAGGCTAGTTATGTCCCAGCCTCATCTTTTTTTGAATAAGAAGTATGGAAACTATCTGGTTTATCGACCGTTATTCCAGGATATCAACGTTCAATAA
- a CDS encoding TRAP transporter permease, translated as MAKYDKESAFRTNLGPWGWITLIVGGALTIFQLYTAFYGSYVSLIQGAIHLGAGLSLVYLLYPIKSSMTKRRGVPWYDALLALAALFTNYYIIFNYERLINDAIIFGFTVTDQFVATAGIILLLEATRRVVGLPIVIIAIAALLYGLLGQYIPVIGHAGYDWPSLATEMFFSSSSIFGTPIQISSTYIYLFLFFGVMLVKTNIGQFFNDIALRVTGKYTGGTAKAAVAASGLQGMVSGSSVANTVGSGSFTIPMMKNAGFKPHFAAATEASASTGGQIMPPIMGAAAFIMASYTGIPYNDIIVIAIIPAILYFSGVFMGTHFEARKQGILGLKKEQLPKTKNLVKRLDLFIPLIIIIGFLLVGYTPTFAALFAIGAALVISFFRKDTRLSFKGIIKLLEEGARTALPVIAACATAGIIAGTVTTTGLGPKIAGGIIDLAQGQFFLVMFFTMIACIILGMGLPTTANYVVTATMAAPALLAFDVPVIAVHMFVFYFGIVADITPPVCLAAFAGAGIAGANPMKTGVTAVKLAIAAFIIPYMFMSQPILLLQGDANVMNVSIALITAMLGMMSISSGMIGYFVSSVNWLERLLLFAGGLLLVYPDLKFSLVGLVIFGIIAIIQFTRNKSDKSGRLTSAS; from the coding sequence ATGGCAAAATATGATAAAGAGAGTGCTTTTCGTACAAACTTAGGCCCATGGGGTTGGATAACTCTTATCGTGGGTGGGGCTTTAACCATCTTCCAGCTTTACACTGCTTTTTACGGTTCTTATGTTTCACTTATTCAAGGTGCTATCCATCTCGGAGCAGGACTAAGTTTGGTTTATCTCCTTTATCCAATTAAATCGTCCATGACAAAACGTCGGGGTGTTCCGTGGTATGACGCACTACTGGCTCTTGCAGCACTATTTACCAACTATTACATTATATTTAACTATGAGCGACTTATAAACGATGCTATCATTTTTGGTTTTACAGTGACAGATCAATTTGTTGCAACTGCAGGTATCATTTTACTGCTAGAGGCAACAAGACGAGTTGTTGGACTTCCAATCGTCATCATCGCGATTGCAGCTCTTCTATATGGTTTACTTGGACAATACATTCCTGTTATTGGGCATGCTGGTTACGACTGGCCATCACTCGCTACAGAAATGTTCTTTAGCTCAAGCTCCATATTTGGTACACCTATTCAGATTTCATCCACATACATTTATTTGTTCTTATTCTTCGGAGTAATGTTAGTTAAAACAAATATTGGACAATTTTTCAATGATATTGCACTCAGGGTAACAGGAAAGTATACAGGCGGCACAGCAAAAGCAGCTGTTGCGGCAAGTGGTTTGCAAGGTATGGTGAGTGGTAGCTCTGTTGCAAATACAGTTGGATCTGGTTCCTTTACGATTCCAATGATGAAAAATGCAGGATTTAAACCACACTTTGCAGCAGCTACTGAAGCTTCAGCGTCTACAGGTGGTCAAATCATGCCACCAATCATGGGTGCTGCTGCATTTATTATGGCATCTTACACTGGTATTCCGTATAACGATATAATTGTTATTGCGATTATCCCAGCCATTCTTTATTTTTCAGGTGTATTTATGGGGACACACTTTGAGGCTCGTAAACAAGGGATTTTAGGTCTTAAAAAAGAGCAGCTCCCTAAAACGAAGAATCTTGTAAAAAGATTGGACCTGTTTATACCACTTATTATTATCATAGGTTTTCTTCTTGTAGGATACACACCAACATTTGCTGCGCTTTTCGCAATTGGAGCAGCACTTGTCATTAGCTTTTTTAGAAAAGATACACGTTTATCTTTTAAAGGAATTATTAAACTATTGGAAGAAGGAGCAAGAACCGCTTTACCCGTTATCGCAGCCTGTGCAACTGCAGGTATTATTGCGGGTACAGTAACTACGACAGGACTTGGGCCAAAAATTGCAGGTGGAATTATTGATCTTGCTCAAGGGCAATTTTTCCTAGTTATGTTTTTCACCATGATTGCGTGTATTATATTAGGTATGGGATTGCCTACAACAGCGAACTATGTTGTAACAGCGACAATGGCAGCACCTGCCTTATTAGCATTTGATGTACCAGTAATTGCAGTTCATATGTTTGTATTTTACTTCGGAATTGTGGCTGATATTACGCCACCTGTATGTCTAGCTGCATTTGCAGGAGCTGGAATAGCAGGAGCGAACCCAATGAAAACTGGGGTTACGGCGGTTAAACTGGCTATTGCAGCATTCATTATTCCGTACATGTTTATGTCACAACCGATTCTTCTATTGCAGGGTGACGCGAATGTAATGAATGTTTCTATTGCCCTAATTACCGCCATGCTTGGAATGATGAGTATAAGCTCTGGTATGATTGGCTATTTTGTTAGCTCCGTTAACTGGTTAGAACGTTTACTTTTATTTGCAGGAGGATTGCTGTTAGTTTATCCAGATCTAAAATTCTCACTTGTTGGACTTGTCATATTTGGGATTATTGCTATAATCCAATTTACAAGAAACAAATCAGATAAGTCAGGACGTTTAACATCCGCGTCCTAA
- a CDS encoding TAXI family TRAP transporter solute-binding subunit — protein sequence MKKRSLFSFVLILAIGMILSACGDSGNGGGSSSDGGGEGAEPVTNLTLGTGSVGGVYYPLGGEMANLWTDNIDVEGFDVSSVESGASVENIAKIEAGDFQLGIAQNTTMLDAVAGAGEFEGKKIENVAVIGSLYPEAVQVATLESTGIESIADLKGKKVAIGPPGGATRAAAELILKAYGIEEGDYEAYEEGFGDAKSKLQNGTIDASIEVVGVPSSSTDELQAATKEVKLLNIEGDALKEVTENSQYETYTVEPGTYDWLDEPVQTVTAMALLIGSKDQISEDLAYQLTKTLYEKAGDMTIAQAKLITKENALKGVGDLPLHPGTEKYFKEAGILE from the coding sequence TTGAAGAAAAGAAGTTTATTTTCATTCGTGCTAATTCTTGCTATCGGCATGATTTTAAGTGCATGTGGCGATAGTGGAAATGGCGGTGGTAGCAGCAGTGACGGTGGCGGAGAAGGTGCAGAACCAGTAACAAATCTCACCTTGGGAACTGGTAGTGTTGGTGGTGTTTACTATCCATTAGGCGGAGAAATGGCTAATCTATGGACAGATAACATTGATGTTGAAGGCTTTGATGTTAGTTCAGTAGAATCTGGTGCATCTGTAGAAAACATTGCAAAAATAGAAGCAGGTGATTTTCAATTAGGAATCGCTCAAAATACAACAATGCTAGATGCTGTGGCTGGAGCCGGTGAATTTGAAGGCAAAAAAATAGAAAATGTAGCAGTTATTGGTTCACTTTATCCTGAAGCAGTTCAAGTGGCAACCCTTGAGTCAACAGGAATCGAATCAATAGCAGATTTAAAGGGCAAAAAGGTTGCGATTGGGCCTCCTGGTGGAGCGACTCGTGCAGCTGCAGAACTAATATTAAAAGCATATGGAATTGAAGAAGGCGACTATGAGGCATATGAAGAAGGCTTTGGTGATGCCAAAAGTAAGCTTCAAAACGGAACAATTGATGCATCAATTGAAGTAGTCGGTGTTCCATCTTCTTCAACGGATGAATTGCAGGCTGCTACAAAAGAAGTAAAATTACTTAACATTGAAGGCGATGCATTAAAAGAAGTTACAGAAAATAGCCAATATGAAACATACACAGTTGAACCAGGCACCTACGATTGGCTAGATGAGCCTGTACAAACTGTAACGGCAATGGCACTTCTTATTGGTTCAAAAGATCAAATCAGTGAAGACCTTGCATATCAACTGACTAAAACATTGTATGAAAAAGCAGGGGATATGACGATTGCTCAAGCAAAACTTATTACAAAAGAAAATGCACTTAAAGGTGTAGGTGATTTACCACTTCACCCAGGCACCGAAAAGTATTTTAAAGAAGCAGGTATTTTAGAATAA
- a CDS encoding glutathione peroxidase has product MTIYEYSAKTLMGEEKPLNDYQGKVVLIVNTASECGFTPQFEGLQELYDEYNKEGLEILGFPCNQFNNQDPGTDNEISDFCQRNYGVTFQMFSKVDVKGDDAHPLFQFLTKEAPGMLTKQIKWNFTKFLIDKNGKVINRFAPQTKPGSIKSDIEKVLNA; this is encoded by the coding sequence ATGACCATTTATGAATATTCGGCAAAAACCCTAATGGGTGAGGAAAAACCCTTAAACGATTATCAAGGCAAAGTAGTTCTAATCGTCAATACAGCTAGCGAATGTGGTTTCACACCTCAATTTGAAGGATTACAAGAACTATACGATGAATACAATAAAGAAGGTCTCGAGATTCTTGGATTTCCATGTAATCAGTTTAATAATCAGGATCCTGGTACTGATAATGAAATATCTGATTTCTGCCAACGAAATTATGGTGTTACTTTTCAAATGTTTAGCAAAGTCGATGTTAAAGGTGATGATGCACATCCATTATTCCAATTTCTCACAAAAGAAGCGCCTGGAATGCTGACGAAACAAATCAAATGGAACTTCACTAAGTTTCTAATTGATAAAAATGGGAAAGTTATCAATCGTTTTGCACCACAAACAAAGCCAGGAAGTATTAAGAGTGATATTGAAAAAGTACTAAACGCTTAA
- the proS gene encoding proline--tRNA ligase codes for MGKKNKQFVEKVTAMEDDFAQWYTDVVKQADLVDYGLVRGTMIIKPYGYAIWENIRNELDKMIKETGHSNVAFPIFIPESLLQKEKDHVEGFAPEVAWVTHGGDEELAERIAVRPTSEALFCDYYSKNIHSYRDLPMLYNQWANVVRWEKTTRPFLRSSEFHWQEGHTAHATDEDASIETERMLGVYADLVENYLAIPVLKGRKTDKEKFAGANYTLTIESLMHDGRALQSGTSHHFGSGFAEAFDITYLDENGESQYVHQTSWGLSTRIMGGLIMVHGDNRGLVVPPRIAPTQVMIVPIAQHKEGVLDKAYDLRDQLKEVARVDIDASDKSPGWKFNEHEMKGVPIRVEIGPKDIENEQVVIVRRDTGEKEFVALKDLQARIGALLADIQQNLFDKALAHRNEKINIATTLEEFKQTLDEKTGFIKAMWCGDQACEEKIKEDTQATSRCIPFEQEKISDTCVCCGKEAKELVYWGKAY; via the coding sequence ATGGGTAAAAAGAATAAACAATTTGTTGAAAAGGTAACGGCAATGGAGGATGATTTTGCACAGTGGTATACAGATGTCGTAAAGCAAGCGGATTTGGTGGACTATGGGCTAGTGCGAGGAACGATGATTATTAAGCCATATGGTTACGCAATATGGGAAAATATTCGTAATGAGCTGGACAAGATGATTAAGGAAACTGGTCACTCTAATGTTGCCTTTCCGATATTCATTCCTGAAAGCCTTCTGCAAAAGGAGAAAGACCATGTCGAGGGATTTGCACCGGAAGTGGCTTGGGTAACACATGGAGGCGATGAGGAATTAGCTGAACGAATAGCTGTCCGTCCAACCTCAGAAGCTCTTTTCTGCGATTATTATTCCAAAAATATTCATTCTTATCGTGATCTGCCAATGCTATATAATCAATGGGCAAATGTTGTACGCTGGGAAAAAACAACACGTCCGTTCTTGCGTTCATCTGAATTCCATTGGCAAGAGGGACATACGGCACATGCGACAGATGAAGATGCATCAATAGAAACAGAAAGAATGCTCGGGGTCTATGCGGATTTAGTAGAAAATTATTTAGCAATACCTGTACTTAAAGGACGTAAAACAGATAAAGAAAAATTTGCAGGTGCGAATTATACATTGACAATTGAAAGTTTAATGCATGATGGAAGAGCGCTACAGTCTGGAACATCACATCATTTCGGTTCAGGGTTTGCGGAGGCTTTTGATATTACGTATTTGGATGAAAATGGTGAAAGCCAGTATGTACATCAAACATCCTGGGGACTTTCCACACGTATCATGGGTGGATTAATTATGGTGCACGGAGATAATCGAGGTTTAGTAGTTCCGCCACGCATTGCACCAACACAAGTGATGATCGTGCCAATTGCACAACATAAAGAAGGCGTGTTAGATAAAGCATATGATTTACGCGATCAATTGAAAGAGGTTGCACGTGTTGATATTGACGCTAGTGACAAATCTCCTGGTTGGAAATTTAATGAGCATGAAATGAAGGGTGTTCCAATTCGAGTTGAAATTGGACCAAAAGATATAGAAAATGAACAAGTAGTAATCGTACGCCGTGACACAGGTGAGAAAGAATTCGTTGCATTGAAGGATTTGCAAGCTCGTATAGGTGCTTTATTAGCTGATATTCAGCAAAATTTATTTGATAAAGCACTTGCTCATCGTAATGAAAAAATAAACATTGCAACCACTTTAGAGGAATTCAAACAAACGCTTGATGAAAAGACAGGATTCATTAAAGCAATGTGGTGTGGTGACCAAGCATGTGAAGAAAAAATAAAAGAAGATACACAAGCAACATCACGCTGTATTCCTTTTGAACAAGAAAAGATTTCAGATACATGTGTATGCTGTGGAAAAGAAGCTAAAGAATTAGTTTACTGGGGGAAAGCGTACTAA
- a CDS encoding GNAT family N-acetyltransferase: MFKTEEFSSNIIRQATNEDSEQIIKMLMDAASWLKENGIDQWSYLHSGKENHEIESAILKGTTFVVEDVTGKLIASFNLSSEQNDWDFELWGNNDDQSAYLHRVVVARDQHNKQLGKDLVAWMIDNINLTNGSIRLDCVGHNQILNRFYKDIGFRFIGLHDMGGTLFAKYERTIG, from the coding sequence ATGTTTAAAACAGAAGAATTCTCTAGTAATATTATTCGTCAAGCGACTAATGAAGACAGTGAACAAATAATTAAAATGCTCATGGATGCAGCAAGCTGGCTAAAAGAAAACGGGATAGACCAATGGAGTTATCTACATAGCGGAAAAGAAAATCATGAAATTGAATCAGCAATTTTGAAGGGAACGACTTTTGTTGTAGAAGACGTTACGGGTAAATTAATTGCTTCTTTTAATCTATCATCTGAGCAAAATGACTGGGATTTCGAATTATGGGGTAATAATGATGATCAGTCTGCATACTTACACCGAGTAGTTGTTGCACGAGATCAACATAATAAGCAGTTAGGAAAGGACTTGGTAGCCTGGATGATAGACAACATCAATTTAACAAATGGCTCAATACGGTTAGATTGTGTCGGCCATAACCAAATTTTAAATCGCTTTTATAAGGATATTGGATTCAGATTTATAGGATTACATGATATGGGTGGAACGTTATTTGCAAAATACGAACGAACTATAGGGTAG
- a CDS encoding MFS transporter encodes MNILKNKNFLFLLLGRIVTNIGDSIYYVAAMWLVYDLGGNAFYSGLAGFLTLLPVALQFITGPFVDRWPVKRTLIITQVLQSVLILIIPISYYYDVLTVQIVLIVMPIVAFIEQFAYPSQSKALPIVLTKKELVKGNSYFSFAYQGIDMVFNAISGLLIAFVGAISLYIADSITFAVAATLFTLLKLPHEKEEAVTNKRGIKHGFRTYSHELKEGFSIVFGSLMATFLIGSIVANFAIGGALAVLPAFADENGGAEIYGFYLASMSTGGLIGALLAGWMGKFRVGRFAIIAFLIGSVCWVLSALLPWTYVAVVLYGIAWIPIGGTNVIFAATIQSVVPNRILGRINSVSMSMSAAAMPIGSLAGGYFATVTSPTLIFSLTGGGIIFISIVWYLHPRLRNLPRAEEMSSESFGLDFTKKSTEITN; translated from the coding sequence ATGAACATACTAAAAAACAAAAATTTTCTATTTTTATTATTAGGGAGAATCGTTACCAACATTGGAGATAGTATTTATTACGTAGCAGCAATGTGGCTAGTTTATGATCTCGGAGGAAACGCCTTTTATTCCGGGTTAGCAGGATTTTTAACACTGTTACCCGTTGCCCTCCAATTTATCACTGGGCCTTTTGTTGATCGCTGGCCAGTTAAACGAACCCTCATCATTACTCAGGTTTTACAGTCAGTCTTAATTCTGATTATACCGATCAGCTATTATTATGATGTGCTTACCGTTCAGATTGTGCTAATCGTTATGCCTATTGTTGCATTCATCGAGCAGTTCGCATATCCATCTCAGTCTAAGGCATTACCAATTGTTTTGACAAAAAAAGAACTGGTGAAAGGAAATTCCTATTTCTCATTTGCTTATCAAGGAATCGATATGGTTTTTAACGCTATTTCAGGATTATTAATTGCCTTTGTCGGAGCGATTTCACTCTATATTGCTGATTCCATAACTTTTGCAGTAGCGGCTACCTTGTTCACATTGTTGAAATTACCGCATGAAAAAGAAGAGGCCGTCACAAACAAAAGAGGAATCAAGCATGGGTTTCGAACATATTCTCATGAATTAAAAGAAGGATTTTCAATTGTATTCGGTTCATTGATGGCTACTTTCTTGATTGGCTCCATTGTAGCAAACTTTGCAATTGGTGGTGCGCTTGCTGTTCTTCCTGCTTTTGCGGACGAAAATGGCGGTGCAGAAATCTATGGATTTTACTTAGCCTCCATGTCAACTGGAGGATTAATCGGGGCATTGCTTGCTGGTTGGATGGGGAAATTTCGTGTTGGTCGTTTCGCTATAATCGCCTTTTTAATTGGATCCGTTTGCTGGGTTCTATCGGCCTTACTCCCATGGACATACGTAGCTGTAGTATTGTACGGGATTGCTTGGATTCCAATTGGAGGTACAAACGTTATTTTTGCTGCTACTATTCAATCTGTTGTACCAAATCGGATATTAGGTAGGATTAACTCTGTTTCGATGAGCATGAGCGCTGCTGCCATGCCGATTGGATCATTGGCAGGAGGATATTTTGCAACTGTAACGAGTCCAACATTAATCTTTTCCTTGACTGGGGGAGGAATTATCTTTATATCCATTGTATGGTACCTACATCCCAGGTTAAGAAACTTACCAAGAGCTGAAGAAATGTCCTCAGAATCATTCGGGTTAGATTTCACTAAAAAAAGTACCGAGATTACCAATTAG
- the thiD gene encoding bifunctional hydroxymethylpyrimidine kinase/phosphomethylpyrimidine kinase: protein MIKPPRVLTIAGSAAGGSAGIQADLKTFQELDVYGMSVVTAIVAKHPETMKNVHPQTIEAIEAQYATATKQVGIDGFKTGMLFSKEVIEKAAEIISGSDVEHIVIDPVMVGKLDSKLLEDDAIDAMKEKLLPLATIITPNMPEASFLLDGRALASVSDLKQAAMDLHELGPKYVLVKGGRLKGPAIDVLYDGSRFTTFEAPRIDTVHTSGAGCTYSAAIAAELAKGKSVHEAVEIAKSFVTTAIAYGFSYTELVGPTYHAAERTQGEAHSIKVY, encoded by the coding sequence ATGATCAAACCACCAAGAGTATTAACCATTGCTGGTTCCGCAGCTGGAGGAAGTGCTGGAATCCAAGCAGACTTAAAAACATTTCAAGAATTGGATGTATACGGGATGAGCGTAGTAACGGCAATCGTTGCAAAACATCCAGAAACAATGAAAAACGTTCATCCACAAACAATAGAAGCTATCGAGGCACAATATGCAACAGCAACCAAACAAGTTGGGATTGATGGATTTAAAACAGGAATGCTTTTTTCAAAAGAAGTGATTGAAAAGGCGGCAGAAATTATTAGCGGCTCAGATGTTGAACATATTGTAATCGATCCAGTAATGGTTGGAAAGCTTGATTCAAAGCTATTAGAGGATGATGCAATTGATGCAATGAAGGAGAAGTTATTGCCACTCGCCACAATTATTACACCGAATATGCCTGAGGCTTCTTTTTTGTTAGACGGACGAGCATTAGCAAGCGTAAGTGATTTGAAGCAAGCAGCCATGGATCTACATGAATTAGGTCCGAAATATGTATTAGTTAAAGGTGGTCGATTAAAAGGTCCAGCGATAGATGTGCTTTATGATGGTTCTAGATTCACTACATTTGAGGCGCCACGGATTGATACTGTTCATACAAGTGGGGCTGGATGTACGTATTCTGCTGCGATTGCTGCGGAACTAGCGAAAGGAAAATCGGTACACGAAGCGGTTGAAATTGCCAAAAGTTTTGTAACTACTGCAATTGCTTACGGCTTTTCTTATACGGAATTGGTCGGGCCTACCTATCATGCTGCCGAGCGTACACAAGGCGAAGCTCATTCGATAAAAGTATATTAA
- a CDS encoding DUF456 domain-containing protein: MVDILIWIVIIALFILSFVGIIYPIIPSPLVIWIGFLLYHFGISRDELNLIFWVSMVILTAVLIVSDIIANSYFVKKFGGSKWGERAAGIAVIIGSFIIPPFGILIIPFVTVLIVEMIQKRTIKEAFRASIGSLIGFLSGAVAKVVIQVIMIVWFVFVVIF; the protein is encoded by the coding sequence ATGGTAGATATACTTATTTGGATCGTGATAATTGCGTTGTTTATTTTGAGTTTTGTTGGGATTATTTATCCAATTATCCCATCACCACTCGTTATTTGGATTGGCTTTCTTTTGTATCATTTTGGAATCAGCCGCGATGAATTAAACCTCATTTTTTGGGTTAGTATGGTTATTTTAACTGCTGTGCTCATTGTTTCCGATATTATTGCAAACAGCTATTTTGTAAAAAAATTTGGTGGAAGTAAATGGGGAGAACGCGCTGCTGGTATAGCGGTAATTATCGGTTCATTTATTATTCCACCCTTTGGTATATTAATTATACCGTTTGTGACAGTACTTATTGTTGAAATGATTCAAAAGAGAACAATTAAGGAGGCTTTCCGTGCATCTATTGGTTCCCTTATCGGGTTCTTAAGCGGGGCAGTTGCGAAAGTTGTCATACAAGTTATTATGATTGTATGGTTTGTATTTGTTGTTATTTTTTAG